In Osmerus mordax isolate fOsmMor3 chromosome 23, fOsmMor3.pri, whole genome shotgun sequence, one DNA window encodes the following:
- the LOC136967946 gene encoding retinal guanylyl cyclase 2-like, with product MLHLSIPHLSIPHLSISLPQMVSMIMIFPHGMLLLWLWLLGAPAVWTTTYKIALVGPWSCDPLFSRAMPGVAANLALSRLRKDPSLNRGYWYDVSLVTEPCSTSQALARLAELEGYGHTFLGPFNPALCSAASLLASNWKAGLASPGCLGTDWPSLAPVPPSPRLLFSVLRFFRWAHVGVVCASSDLWEATGQEVASSLRALGVPVGPVVTMDTEGEGPRPALKTIRMADKVKVVIMCMSSVLIGGEEQRELLLAALDMGMVSDGYVFLPYDTLLYALPYQDAAFPVLTNHTRLRQAYDAVVTVTMDSESSFHEAYRQAQLSHQLRSSVPASEVSPLFGTIYNAVYFIAKAVEERRQAGGGRWVTGAELPQSDGGFEFQGFNQPVTGGRGGEGMQARYVVLDSAGGDRLRATHSLEPTHTHATRGGLRPLPRSFHFPGGKPPSSSFCWFSPETACTDGVSSVTLFFLFILLCLFGGAAWFYKRRGGAVAAVSSKVVLTLDDLVFINTQVSRKRLIEESMLQSLLDVKTPVSVCGRSYIQTTPDSSNIAMLEGDRVWIKKCPKGETVLSIDQNTKTLFNQMREMRHENLNLYLGLFLDGGIFALVMEHCPRGSLSDLLADPELRLDWMFKSSLLTDLIKGMKFLHMRGLSHGRLKSRNCVVDGRFVLKISDYGVPMILHSQKLLLPEEPQDLLWTAPELLRCPQQEGSFQGDVFSFAIITHEVISRTPPYASMDMPAQEIVDRVRCPPPLCRPCVSLDEAPLECISLMQQCWSEDPDSRPNFQEIFKLFKNVSRGRKTNIIDSMLRMLEQYSSNLEDLIRERTDELEVERAKTDKLVGQLLPRSVALALKKGKTVRPEHFSDSTLYFSDIVGFTTISALSEPMEVVDLLNDLYTTFDAIIGTHDVYKVETIGDAYMVASGVPNPNGTRHAAEVSNMSLDILHCIGAFRIKHMPDVKVKIRIGLHSGPVVAGVVGLTMPRYCLFGDTVTTASLMESSGLPYRIHISLTTMKILMSLKQGFKVETRVTQTKGNEDTFWLMGRDGFTKPLPIPPDLTPGARNHGISLEEIPMERRQRFLDRQKKK from the exons atgcttcatctctccatccctcatctctccatccctcatctctccatctctcttcctcagatGGTTTCCATGATCATGATCTTTCCACATGGAATGCTGTTGCTATGGCTGTGGTTGCTCGGCGCCCCTGCGGTGTGGACGACCACCTACAAGATAGCTCTGGTGGGGCCATGGTCATGTgaccctctcttctctcgtGCGATGCCGGGGGTGGCTGCTAACCTGGCATTGTCGCGGTTACGTAAAGACCCCAGCCTGAACCGAGGGTACTGGTATGATGTCTCCCTGGTAACCGAGCCATGCAGCACCTCCCAGGCCCTCGCGCGATTGGCAGAACTAGAGGGCTACGGCCACACCTTCTTGGGCCCCTTCAACCCCGCCCTCTGTTCTGCAGCCTCCCTATTGGCCAGCAACTGGAAGGCAGGGCTGGCCTCCCCAGGCTGCCTGGGTACTGATTGGCCGTCGTTGGCGCCCGTACCGCCTTCGCCCCGCCTTCTTTTTTCTGTCCTGAGGTTCTTCCGCTGGGCGCACGTGGGCGTGGTCTGTGCTTCCAGCGACCTATGGGAGGCCACCGGGCAGGAAGTGGCGTCCTCGCTGCGCGCCCTGGGTGTCCCCGTGGGCCCTGTGGTCACTATGgatacagagggggaggggcccagGCCCGCTCTCAAGACCATCAGGATGGCTgacaaggtcaaag TGGTGATCATGTGCATGAGCTCAGttctgattggaggagaggagcagcgaGAGCTTCTATTGGCTGCGCTGGACATGGGCATGGTGTCTGATGGCTACGTCTTCCTGCCATATGACACGCTGTTATACGCGCTGCCCTATCAGGACGCAGCCTTCCctgtgctgaccaatcacacacGGCTGCGTCAGGCGTACGATGCTGTGGTAACCGTCACCATGGACTCAGAGAGCAGCTTCCATGAGGCGTACCGCCAAGCCCAGCTCTCCCACCAGCTTCGTAGCTCTGTCCCCGCCAGcgag gtgtcTCCTCTGTTCGGGACCATCTACAATGCTGTCTACTTCATTGCTAAGGCAGTGGAGGAGCGTCGCCAGGCGGGCGGGGGCCGCTGGGTAACGGGGGCGGAGCTCCCCCAGAGTGACGGAGGGTTTGAGTTCCAGGGCTTCAACCAGCCGGTGacaggggggcggggtggggaggGCATGCAGGCACGGTACGTGGTGCTGGACTCAGCAGGGGGAGACCGGCTCCgagccacacacagcctggagcccacacacacacacgccaccagGGGGGGCCTCAGGCCCCTGCCACGCTCCTTCCACTTCCCTGGGGGGAAACCCCCCTCCAGCAGCTTTTGTTGGTTCAGCCCAGAAACAGCCTGCACTGATG gtgtgaGCAGTGTaactcttttcttcctcttcatTCTGCTGTGTCTGTTTGGGGGAGCAGCCTGGTTCTACaagag GCGTGGAGGGGCCGTAGCCGCTGTGAGCAGTAAGGTGGTCCTGACTCTGGATGACCTGGTCTTCATCAACACTCAAGTCAGCAGGAAG aggctgaTAGAGGAGAGCATGCTGCAAAGTCTCCTGGATGTGAAGACTCCCGTCTCTGTCTGTGGGCGGAGCTACATCCAGACCACACCAGACAGCTCCAACATCGCCATGCTGGAG ggtgacagggtgtggATAAAGAAATGTCCTAAAGGAGAAACAGTGCTGAGCATTGATCAGAACACCAAGACCTTGTtcaaccag ATGAGAGAGATGCGTCATGAGAACCTGAACCTGTACCTGGGGCTGTTCCTGGACGGGGGGATCTTCGCCCTGGTGATGGAGCACTGCCCCCGGGGAAGCTTGTCTGACCTGCTGGCTGACCCGGAGCTCAGGCTGGACTGGATGTTCAAGTCCTCGCTGCTCACAGACCTCATCAAG gggatGAAGTTCCTGCACATGCGAGGGCTGAGTCACGGCCGACTGAAGTCTCGTAACTGTGTGGTGGACGGACGCTTTGTTCTGAAGATTAGCGACTACGGTGTTCCCATGATCCTTCACTCTCAGAAACTCCTGCTGCCAGAAGAACCCCAAG accTGCTGTGGACAGCTCCAGAGTTGTTGCGCTGCCCTCAGCAGGAAGGCTCCTTCCAGGGAGACGTGTTTAGCTTTGCCATCATCACACACGAGGTCATCTCACGCACCCCTCCCTACGCCTCCATGGACATGCCCGCACAAG agatcgTTGACCGAGTtcgctgccctccccccctATGTCgcccgtgtgtgtctctggacgAGGCTCCTCTGGAGTGTATCTCTCTCATGCAGCAGTGCTGGAGCGAGGACCCAGACAGCAGACCAAACTTCCAGGAGATATTCAAGCTG ttcAAGAATGTGAGTCGAGGGAGGAAGACCAACATCATCGACTCCATGCTGAGGATGCTGGAGCAGTACTCCTCCAACCTGGAGGACCTGATCAGGGAGAGGACTGACGAGCTGGAGGTGGAGCGGGCCAAGACTGACAAGCTGGTGGGCCAGCTGCTCCCCAG GTCTGTGGCCCTGGCCCTGAAGAAGGGAAAGACAGTCCGGCCGGAGCACTTCTCAGACTCCACGCTCTACTTCAGTGACATCGTGGGTTTTACCACCATCTCAGCCCTCAGCGAACCCATGGAG GTGGTGGATCTGCTGAATGATCTCTACACCACATTTGATGCCATCATTGGTACCCATGATGTTTACAAG gtggagaCGATAGGCGACGCCTACATGGTTGCGTCAGGTGTTCCTAACCCAAACGGTACCCGCCATGCAGCGGAGGTGTCCAACATGTCCCTAGACATTCTCCACTGCATCGGAGCCTTCCGCATCAAACACATGCCAGACGTCAAAGTCAAGATCCGCATCGGACTGCATTCTG GTCCAGTCGTGGCAGGTGTTGTGGGTTTGACCATGCCCAGGTATTGTCTGTTTGGAGACACAGTCACCACTGCATCTCTCATGGAATCTTCTGGGCTAC CTTACAGAATCCACATAAGCTTGACCACTATGAAGATTCTAATGAGTCTCAAACAGGGATTCAAGGTTGAGACCAGagtcacacag ACGAAGGGTAACGAGGACACCTTTTGGCTGATGGGGAGAGATGGCTTCACCAAACCACTTCCCATCCCTCCTGACCTCACTCCAGG CGCCAGGAACCATGGCATCAGCCTGGAGGAGATTCCAATGGAACGCAGGCAACGCTTCCTGGACAGACAGAAGAAGAAATAG